GCTTAATCCGTACGTCAACCACCTGAATACCCAGGGCAGCCATGCTGTTCGGGTTCGGCGCTGGCTCTTTGCTGTTGGTTTCACGCTCAACGCGTGCTGCGGCATCAGCAATCGCATCGTCTGCAGCTGGCGTCTGTACTTCGTCATCGTTACCTGCGCTACCGGTATTCAGGGCATCACGCACATCAGTAGTCAGACGACCACGTGAGTCGGTCACGATATCTTTTACATCCAGACGACCCATTTCAGAACGCAAACGGTCACTGAACTTACGTTTCAGCAGCACTTCAGCCTGAGAAATGTCGCCACCACCGGTCGCCAGGTAGTAACGGCTAAAATCACTGATACGCCATTTGATGTAGGAATCAACGATCAGGTCTTTCTTCTCTTTGGTGACAAAGCGATCCGCCTGGTTGTCCATGGTCTGGATACGCGCATCCAGTGATTTCACGGTTTCAATAAACGGAATCTTGAAGTGCAGACCCGGTGCATAGACCAGCGGTTTGTTCTCGCTATCACGCAG
This genomic stretch from Pantoea cypripedii harbors:
- the hflC gene encoding protease modulator HflC, producing the protein MRKPIIAVIIVVLVVLYASLFVVQEGQRGIVLRFGKVLRDSENKPLVYAPGLHFKIPFIETVKSLDARIQTMDNQADRFVTKEKKDLIVDSYIKWRISDFSRYYLATGGGDISQAEVLLKRKFSDRLRSEMGRLDVKDIVTDSRGRLTTDVRDALNTGSAGNDDEVQTPAADDAIADAAARVERETNSKEPAPNPNSMAALGIQVVDVRIKQINLPTEVSDAIYNRMRAEREAVARSQRSQGQEEAEKLRAQADYQVTRTLAEAQREALISRGEGDAQAAKLFADAFSQDPDFYAFIRSLRAYENSFADNQDIMVLSPDSDFFRYMKAPSNATH